A stretch of Penaeus vannamei isolate JL-2024 chromosome 18, ASM4276789v1, whole genome shotgun sequence DNA encodes these proteins:
- the LOC113829590 gene encoding heparan sulfate 2-O-sulfotransferase pipe, which translates to MSGSGSHIRLRVTCVFLSLALLAYVGLTQWVLGHALLREHAGGGAGVLPLVGGPHPDDPPSHVNDRMLFFNRVPKSGSEMLVLLLQWLQGENAFRHIRLRNSVRRFLSRDEQLDLAAEMGEKIFESAQSRLSFDRHLYFTNFSTLGLKMPVYLNLIRDPVEKAASRFYYARVTPRPGAVTPSGYHLPPPPRHATLEECVAAHDPECTFVSGRLYDLSIPYFCGHEDYCRELNNMAALNTAKTHVERWYPVVGVLEDLNATLAVLQDRLDMYYNQLLAPHHNRNRHRPSVSQDIDLALRKNLTTEYEFYDYIRQRLTLQYRDLKGRGG; encoded by the exons ATGAGCGGCAGCGGGAGCCACATCCGCCTGCGTGTGACGTGCGTGTTCCTGTCGCTGGCGCTGCTGGCGTACGTGGGGCTGACGCAGTGGGTCCTCGGGCACGCCCTCCTCCGGGAACACGCGGGCGGCGGCGCGGGGGTGCTTCCGCTTGTGGGCGG cccccaccccgaCGACCCCCCAAGTCACGTGAACGACCGAATGCTGTTCTTCAACCGCGTGCCCAAGTCAGGCAGCGAGATGTTGGTCCTTCTCCTCCAGTGGCTGCAAGGGGAGAACGCCTTCCGACACATCCGCCTCAGGAACAGCGTGAGGCGCTTCCTCAGCCGAGACGAGCAG CTGGACCTCGCGGCGGAGATGGGCGAGAAGATCTTCGAGAGCGCGCAGTCAAGGCTGAGCTTCGACCGCCACCTTTACTTCACCAACTTCTCGACGCTGGGACTGAAGATGCCCGTGTACCTGAACCTCATTAGGGACCCCGTGGAGAAGGCCGCCTCCAG gTTTTACTACGCCCGCGTGACCCCCCGCCCCGGCGCCGTGACCCCCTCGGGataccacctacccccacccccccgccacgCCACCCTCGAGGAGTGCGTCGCCGCCCACGACCCCGAGTGCACCTTCGTGAGTGGGCGGCTGTATGACCTCTCGATTCCTTACTTCTGCGGACATGAGGATTATTGcag GGAACTCAACAACATGGCGGCCCTCAACACAGCCAAGACCCACGTCGAGAGATGGTATCCTGTCGTAGGCGTCTTAGAAGACCTCAACGCCACCTTGGCCGTCCTGCAGGATCGACTGGATATGTATTACAATCAGCTGTTAG CGCCCCACCACAACCGCAACAGACATCGACCCAGCGTGAGCCAAGACATCGACCTGGCGCTGAGGAAGAATCTCACGACGGAATACGAATTCTACGACTACATACGACAGCGACTCACACTTCAGTACCGGGATTTGAAGGGACGGGGAggttga